In the genome of Pirellulales bacterium, the window CCAACCTGTTTTGTCTTCGGACTGAGGTTCTTTTTTCGCGGCCATGATCTTCCTTTCACCGCCACCGTCGGCGATCAAGTCATTTGATTGGCTCGTGGACCGTGATCAGCCTGCTGCCGTCGGTGAACACCGCCTCCAGTTGCACAAAGGGAATCATCTCCACGACCCCCTCCATCACATCGTCGCGGGTCAGCGTTTGCGCGGCGGTGCGCATCACATCTTCTACGGTTTGCCCCTCGCGCGCGCCATCCATCGCGGCCGCGCAGATGACGGACATCGCTTCGGGATGATTTAGCTTCAACCCCTTGGCCTTCCGCTTCAGCGCGATCTCGGCCATCGAATAGATGAGCACCTTCTCGATCTCTCGCGGTGTCAAATGCATACGCCCTCCTCGCGCTGGCGCTCTGTCACGCGGCGCTTCGCCCTGTCGACCCGGCGCCTGGTCGTGGCGCACGCAACGCCCTGGTTCACTTCGCTGCCACATGCCCGGCGCCATAGTCAATCAACCCTTTGGCGCCGGCCCCTCGACCGGTATGTTACCGCCGCTCTCCCCAGTTGCAAACTAGCGCCGCGACCTGCGCCAACTTCACTGGCCGTTTCACAACATGCGCAGCCCGCGCAATCCGCATGAGCTATATTTTCTCGGCGCTAGCGCGCCATTGATGTATTTGGTTTTTGGAGTGGCCATGGAAGAAGATCAACTCAACCTGCGCGACTGGGGCCGCATCTTCCTGCGCGGCGTCGGTCAGGTGATGTTTCAAGAGAGCGCTTGGACCGGCGCGTTTTTTGTCGCCGGCCTGGCCTGCTCGTCCCTCAAGATGGCCGCCGGCGCCCTGATCGGTTCGGCAGTCGGCACGCTCACCGCGTATGCGCTGCGCTTTCCACGTCGCGACATCGAACGTGGCCTATACGGCTTTAACGCCGCGTTGGTGGGTGTGGCTGTTCTGTTCTACGATCGCCCCGTGGCAGTCACGCTTCTGGTGACTCTCCTGGCCGCCGCCGCGTCGGCCGTGGTCACGCACGCCATGCGCCGCCACCTGTCGTTTCCCAGCTACACCGCGCCGTTTATTGTCACCACCTGGGTGGCGCTCGCGGCTTTGCGCCAAATGGGAGCGCCGGCCGAACCCGCCGCCGCGGCGGTGTCTGATGTGCCATTGCCGATGACCATCGCCGACGGCATTGCTCAGGTGATGTTCCAGGCCAGCGCGATCACCGGGGTGCTGTTCTTGATTGGCATTCTGCTCAACGAATGGCGCGACGCCTTCTGGGCCGTGATCGGCTCGGCCATTGGCGTTCTGATCGCCAACTGGCGCAACGATCCGGCCACGAGCATTGCCGTCGGCATTTACAGCTACAACTCCACGCTGGCCGCGATGGCGCTGGCACTCTATCGGCCTTCCATCCTGTTGCCAATCGTCGCCGCCGCCCTCTCGGTGTTCGTCACCGAATGGTTTCCCCTGATCGGTTTGGAAACCCTGACCGCCCCCTTTGTGCTCGCCAGTTGGCTCACCATCGCGGCCGTGCATCTTGAAAGAGCTTTTGGTCTCTGCGCGCATCGGCGCTAACTTGCCGTTCGGCCCGCGCGCTGCGCGACTAGAAAAACATCGCCGCGCGGCACCACACCGTGTTGAACTGATCGGTGGGGGCGTTGTCTCCCAGCGGGATCGCCCGATCGAACCAGGTAAACACGTTGTCGAGGCTCATTCGCACATAGCGCGTCGGCCACCAATTGACGCCGATCATCAATTGATCGACGCGGCTGGCGTAGCGATTAGGCGTGGTGACAAAGCGAAAGTTGTCGTCGTCCAGCCGCAATTGCGAAAATTGCGCGGCCACTTCCCAGGCGCCAGGGCCATGCAGGCCCTGCGACGGCAAAAAGGGACGTAGCGGCATGACCGTGGTATAGCCTGCCAGGCCGTTGCCGTGATACCGCTCGCCCGTCAAAAAGTAGGAGGCGTTTACGTAATAGCCTTGCTGCACCGCGCTCCCCCGCGTTGCCCCCAGGGCCAATTGGCGTGTGCTGTACAGATACTCCGCCAGCACGCTGAAGCGGCCATACCAAAAGAAGTGCGGCGCCACCTTCGATTGCGTGCCGTCGGCTGCGGTGTTCTGGTTGTACTCAAAAAACGGCACGCCCGACGACGTGATGTAGTTGATGTTGGTGCTCGGCTCGCCCGCCCCATTGGTCCACGCGCTGCCGGTTTGATTGAGCGCATAGTTGTGTTGGCCGGTTTGCACGCTCACGCCCAGCCCCAGGCAGTCGACGGCCGAGTTCGTCCCGGCCCACGGCGTGACCGTCGCTGAGCCCAGAAAATCGACGCTTCGATCCAAGTCGAAGAACGCGCCCGACACCCCATTGAACACTCCCGCCTGGTACTGCAACGTGCCATCGAGCACGTTGCCCGACAACATGACCCCTTCCTGGCGTCGCCCCGCCAATTGAAACACCACCGAGTTGGTGATCACCGGTTCCCAGGCGGGCGAAAACGCGTAGTACTCATAGAGCATGGGACTCAGGCCGCGCCCGATGCGCACATTGAACTCGTCCCCCCAATGCCAGTTGACGAAGCCGTCCAGAATGTTGAACTGCCCCAAGAACGCCTGCGTCGCGATCTGATACTGCCACTCGGGAGTGATGTTGCCAAACAGGTAAGTACGCGTGAACGGCATGCAAAAGCCCTTCTGATCGGTCGGCATGTCCGACTGATCGTAGAAGGTGCCGTCGAGCGTTAGCTGGTTTTGCAGGTTGATCGAGTACTGCTCGTTGGGCGTCGCCACGTGCAGGTAACCTCCCGCGCCGTTGTAGCGATAGCTCGGCCGTAAACAAAATTGATCGTGCGGCGTTCCGCTCATCCACGGCGCTTGGTTCGGCGCGGCGGGCGCTACGCCGGCGCGGACGCTCGGATGCGGCGTGATGGCATGCGCTCCGCCCGACGGTATCCAAGCATAGCGCTGTCCTTCCCGCGCCGCGGCGGCAGGCGCGGCGCCGGTCGCCGAGATCGGGGCGGCGGCGCTCGCCGGCATCGATGCCGCTGCCGGCGCGTATGGCGCCAGTGGTCCCAAGGCGGGCGCATCGATCGGCGGCAACCGACGCGGCGGCTCGACTCCCGCGGTTTGGCCACGCGCGGGGCCGCTCAGCGCAATCGCCGACCACGCCAACAGCACTGCCGCCAGCCGCTGAGTCATTCGTTCACGCTTCCATCGATCCATGCCGCGCCTCCCTGCGCGTACGGAACAATCCCTGCTATCGCTACATCGGCCAAACTCCACTGGTGGCTTGCGCGGCGCGGCTCACAATCGCCAATCTTTGCCCACCTTGGCGACCTGCGCGCGAAACTATGCCGATCAGGCAATCCATGCGGCGCCAACTGCTGGCGCCATCAGCTCCGCTGGCGCGCATCGCGGTCAGATCGAGCGCTAGCTCCAGACGCTGCCGCCGCTCCCGTCGGGGCCACCGGTCGAAACCAGCCACGGCGATTGTTCGCGCGCCTCGGGCAACTCAATCGCCACAGTAGTGCCAACGCCGGGCTGACTTGCCACGCGCACCGTCGCCCCCAACCGGTCGGCGATTCGCTTGACAATCGCCAATCCCAACCCGACTCCCTTGATTCCCTGGCGGCGCGAACTCGCCGCGCGAAAAAATGGCACGAACAACTGCCGCGAGTCGATATCGGCGATGCCGCAGCCCGCGTCGCGGATCACCAGCAAGACTTTCGCCCCGGTGCGCGTCAGTTCGATCCGCACCGGCGTCCCCGGCGCGCTGTACTTGAGCGCGTTGTCCAAGAGATTATCGAACATCTGCGCGAGTAGCCCCGGATGCGTGCGGGCCGCCACCGGCTCGACCGTCAGTTTCAAATCGCCATACCGCGGATGATCGGCGTAGCGAGCGACTTGCGCCTCCAACCAGTTCGACAGCGACACCTCCTCTAGCGCTAGCGACATCGCGTCGTTCTCCGGTCGCGCCAAGAACAGCAGGCTCTCCACCATCCGCTGCATGCGGGTCGCCTCCTCGCGCACGCGGTCCAGCGTTACTTCGTACTCCTCCGCGGGTCGCTCGCGTCGGCGCACCACTTCGATCAGGCTGAGCATGCCGGCCAGCGGCGTCCGCAATTGATGCGACGCCTCCCCCGCAAAATTCCGCTGCCGCTCAATGGTGTCGTGCAATCGACCCAAGAGGCCATTGAAGGCGTCGCATAAATCGTGAAGTTCGTCGCGCGAGCCGGGGTCGGGCAGACGTTCCGCCGGGTCGTCCCCGCGTATCTCCCGCGCAGCCACGGCCATCCGCGTCAAGGGCGCCAGCGCGCCGCGCGCCAGCCAGCGTCCCACCAGCGCGCTGACAATCCACAACCCGGCGGACAAGCCGCAAACCGTCAGCGCCAAGCTACGTAAGCTCGCCTGGACCGGCGCCGGAGACACGCCCACCATCACAAACAACTCGGTGTACTGCACATCGTCGTCGCTATCATCGTCCTCCGGGCTGGTTCGACCTTTCTGCAACAACTCATTCAATCGCAAGCGCCGCGCCGCCGCTCGCCAATCTGGCAAGTCGCCAAACACCGCCGCGTCGGGCGGATCGGTGGGCCAGTCGCTCGGTCGCCAGCGGGCGAGCGCCATCGCGTCGCGCGAGTTCTGCGAGCGATCGATCACTTGGCCCGCGCTATCGGCGATGATCCAGCGAATGTTCTCAAACTGCCGTTCCAGCCCCCACGACAGGCGGCGATCGGCGGGCTCCCACTCCAATCCCCCCGGCTCGACATCGACCGCCGCCTCCAGCATGTCGAGAGTCGACAGCAGTTGGTTATCGAGCTGCTGCCGCATGTAGTCGCGGGCCAGCCAATACAGCGTCGCCGAAAAGCCGATCAGCGCAATCGCCAGCGCGATCAAAAAGAACGCCGACAGCCGGCTCGCCAAACTCATGCGTCGCGGCATGGCGCTAAAATTCCCCCGGCGGATCGCCAAATCGATATCCGCGGCCGCGCAAGGTGTGAATCACCCGCTTGCCATGTGTTTCGAGCTTGCGCCGCAGGTCCATCACATGCACTTCCAGCGTGTTCGAAACACCGTCAAAGCGCTCGTCCCACACGTGTTCATACAGCCGGGTGCGCGACAACACCTGGTTCACGTTCCGCATGAAGTACACCAAGAGCGAATACTCCTTCGCTTTCAGATCAATCGCGTTGCCAGCCCGCTCGACGCGCTGGGTCGCAAGGTCCAGCCGCAAATCCGCGAACGCCAGCACCGCGTCGCCGCGCTGTTCCCGCCGCCGCAACAGGGCGCGCACCCGCGCCAACAGTTCGTCGAACGAAAACGGCTTGCACAGGTAGTCGTCGGCGCCCGCGTCCAATCCCGTCACCCGATCGGCCACCGCGTCGCGCGCCGTCAGAAACAGCACCGGCGTCTCGCGATTCTTTGTCCGAAAGGCGCGTAGCACCTCCAGGCCGTCGTGCCCCGGCAGCCACCAATCGAGCACCACCAGATCCCAGTCGCTCCCGCGCAGCGCCGCCAGGGCCGCATCGCCGTCGGCCGCCCATTCCGTGGTCATTCCTTCTTCGCGCAGTCCGCGCACCAGCGACGAGGCAATCAATTCCTCGTCCTCCACTACCAATATCCGCACGCCCAAGGGTTCGCCTCTCTAACCGTGATTCATTTTCATTGTAGTCGTCCCGCTCGCATCACGCGCGTCTCGGTCGGGCCGCAATCTCTATTCGGAAAAGTTCCGTCGACTATGCCGCGGTTCGGTTGGTCTCGCGCGGTTCACCTGGCAACAGCCCATGACGCGACAATTCGCGCAGCGCGCGTGTGTCGTTGTGCCGCGCGCCCTCCGGATTGCCCGCCGTGGCATGACGCCGCGTGCGCCGCGCCGGCGCGACGATGCAGTCGTGCAAGTGCAACAATCCCACCCCAAAGTAAATGCTCGCCACCAAGGCAAAGCCGCTCGCGCAGGCATACCCGCCCAACAGGTAGCTGCCAGCCGCCCCTGCGCCCGCCACCAGGCAGGCGGCTGCCGAACCCACCAGGCAAGTCGCTGGCTGCGGCCGACTATGCGGAAACCATTCGCTGTGGCTAGTCCAGCTTCGCATCGCTCCGTCTCCTCTTTCCCCTGCATTCGCCTCTGTTTGCCAGCCGTGTGGCCAGCTCTCATAAAACCATACTTGGCCCTCCTAAAGCCTTGATGATGCGTGGATAAATTGCCGCTTATATAAGCTGCCTGCCGACGTTTTGTCGCTGAATTCCACAGGCGGCGCGGCGTTTTTTTTCAACCGGCGGCGCCACCAGTTAGACTTGGCGGACGCTGGCGCCCGTCGGTGGCGGCGCTGCTCATCGCAACCGGCACGCGAGATCGCTAACCATGACGCTCGATCAACTCGTCTTCGTCGGTCTCAACGGCTATGCCTTGGCGCTCGACCGCGACACCGGCGCCATTGTCTGGTCGAACAACAAACTCGAGTCGGGCTACGTCACGCTGCTCTTGGATGGCGATCGCCTGATCGTCTCGACCAACGGCTACATCTATTGCCTGGACCCGTTCACCGGCCACATCGTCTGGCGCAACCCGCTCAAGGGATATGGCGCCGGCGCCCCCACCAGCCTGATCTCAGTGCGCGGTCAGTCGTCGCAAACGTTGCTGGCTCAAGTGGCCGGCGCCGAGGCGGCGCGAGCCTCGTCCAACGCCAGCGCATCGTGAAATCGCGTCTTGCGCGAACAGCCCGGCCGATTCGGCAGCGCCCATTTAACTGCTAGGCGTCAGACCAATTTCCAGTTGGCGATCCAGCGAACGATCGTTGAGATTCTCGAATCGTAACATGGCGCCGCGTGCGCACGGCCAGTTCAATCATCGGTCCGGGCACATCGCAAAAATGCGCTGCCCAAAGACCAATGGACGGCCAGCCAAATTGCAAACCTTTCAACTCCAGGTCACTTGTGCGCAAGCCCTTCGCGGAGCGCTGCCAGTTCCTGCTCGCTAATTCGTTGCATCGTGGACTTGAACATGGCGACGAAGTGATCGATCGACGCTGGGGCGCCAGGAAACCCGATATTCCCGTCCGGTCCATCCGAGGTGGCGAGCACTTTGCCGCTGCTGTCGAGGATCGCATACCAGGGGATACCGCTGCGCTTGCCGGCCTTGATCCGATTCATGACTTCGTCGCTCCCCTGCCATCGCTGGTCAACCCGCACCCAGATGTAGTCCTTTTCCCAGATCGAACGCTGACGTTCTAGGTATTGCGCCAGGAGATGACACGGACCGCACCAGGGAGCCGTCTCCTGCACAATCACTCGCCGGTTCGATCTGGCGGCATCCGCCAAGGCGGTTTTGAGGAGTTCTCGCGCATCGAGTGGTTCGGGGGCGTGCTGGGCAAGCAGTTCCAATATCGCGGTTTGGTCCAGCGCGTCGCCACTCGTCAGCCGGGGCAGCGAAGCCTGCAAAAGTTCTTCACCCGATGCATCACAAAATCGCCATACGGGCAGAGCCTTCGGATCGAGCTTCAGGCCCAACCGTTCTGCCAGCGCGCCGGCGGATTCCGATTCAGCATCGACCGTGACCCATTGAAAGTTGTCGAGCGCGGCTCCTACCGCACGATCGTCGAATCGCAGCTTGAACCAGCTTTCAGTCAAGGCCGTGTCGCGCTTCAGAAAGATCACGAGTAGGTGTTGGTTGTAAAGTTCTGCCTTCTGCAGGGCTTGGTCGTACCGCGCGCTCGCAGCTACGTTGGCGTTCAGCTCGCTATTCACATTTTCTTCGAAAGTGGGCGGCACGTACGGCGGCTCTAACGCCAGATCGCCAATGTCAATCAATTCGGCGGCGTTCGGCGTGAAGTCTTGCAATATTGCGTACGTTCCGTCGCCCCTGCTGACTGTCAGCGAGTATTTCTGACCAACGACGAGACCGGAAATTTCCAAGCAGCCCGCGGTATCTGTCATGGCGGTCCCCCCCCAGGCTGCTTCCGACGGCGCCTTGTTATCTCCCAAATGCACGCGCCGGAACCATCGCACCTCGAAATTGGGCAGCGCGTCGCGCGTCTTCGCATCGATCAATCGCGCTTTCGCGGCGCCAAGCGGGCCGATCGAGATTGTCGTTTCCGCCACATCCGGTCCAATTTCCACAATGCCGGCAAGGTCTCCATCAGCGTTCGTCGCGCGCAGCACCGTGGCATGTAAAAACCGCTCGCCCGCAAAGCGGCCTTGCTCATCCGCCCTCAAACGCAAGGCACGTCCCTCGACAAATGCTCGGTACTTTCCTTCGATCACGGCGCCGGCCACCGGTCGCGGCGGATCACCGGTAACGACACGACCGGCAAACGGTCCCGTCTCCGGCCGCGGCGCTGCGAGATTAAATTCCAATTCCGTCTCGTCGACGACCTCGAATCGCTCGGGTTCCACCTGCGACGGACCATCGAGCACGAACTTGCCGGGACCGACGAAGAACTCGTATCGGCCCTCTTTGTCGGTCGTCGCAAAACGACCGATGCCAGGTTGGACCCATTTTGTGCTGCCTTCCGGATTCGGTAATACCA includes:
- a CDS encoding urease subunit gamma — encoded protein: MHLTPREIEKVLIYSMAEIALKRKAKGLKLNHPEAMSVICAAAMDGAREGQTVEDVMRTAAQTLTRDDVMEGVVEMIPFVQLEAVFTDGSRLITVHEPIK
- a CDS encoding urea transporter, yielding MEEDQLNLRDWGRIFLRGVGQVMFQESAWTGAFFVAGLACSSLKMAAGALIGSAVGTLTAYALRFPRRDIERGLYGFNAALVGVAVLFYDRPVAVTLLVTLLAAAASAVVTHAMRRHLSFPSYTAPFIVTTWVALAALRQMGAPAEPAAAAVSDVPLPMTIADGIAQVMFQASAITGVLFLIGILLNEWRDAFWAVIGSAIGVLIANWRNDPATSIAVGIYSYNSTLAAMALALYRPSILLPIVAAALSVFVTEWFPLIGLETLTAPFVLASWLTIAAVHLERAFGLCAHRR
- a CDS encoding OprO/OprP family phosphate-selective porin, yielding MDRWKRERMTQRLAAVLLAWSAIALSGPARGQTAGVEPPRRLPPIDAPALGPLAPYAPAAASMPASAAAPISATGAAPAAAAREGQRYAWIPSGGAHAITPHPSVRAGVAPAAPNQAPWMSGTPHDQFCLRPSYRYNGAGGYLHVATPNEQYSINLQNQLTLDGTFYDQSDMPTDQKGFCMPFTRTYLFGNITPEWQYQIATQAFLGQFNILDGFVNWHWGDEFNVRIGRGLSPMLYEYYAFSPAWEPVITNSVVFQLAGRRQEGVMLSGNVLDGTLQYQAGVFNGVSGAFFDLDRSVDFLGSATVTPWAGTNSAVDCLGLGVSVQTGQHNYALNQTGSAWTNGAGEPSTNINYITSSGVPFFEYNQNTAADGTQSKVAPHFFWYGRFSVLAEYLYSTRQLALGATRGSAVQQGYYVNASYFLTGERYHGNGLAGYTTVMPLRPFLPSQGLHGPGAWEVAAQFSQLRLDDDNFRFVTTPNRYASRVDQLMIGVNWWPTRYVRMSLDNVFTWFDRAIPLGDNAPTDQFNTVWCRAAMFF
- a CDS encoding HAMP domain-containing protein, which gives rise to MPRRMSLASRLSAFFLIALAIALIGFSATLYWLARDYMRQQLDNQLLSTLDMLEAAVDVEPGGLEWEPADRRLSWGLERQFENIRWIIADSAGQVIDRSQNSRDAMALARWRPSDWPTDPPDAAVFGDLPDWRAAARRLRLNELLQKGRTSPEDDDSDDDVQYTELFVMVGVSPAPVQASLRSLALTVCGLSAGLWIVSALVGRWLARGALAPLTRMAVAAREIRGDDPAERLPDPGSRDELHDLCDAFNGLLGRLHDTIERQRNFAGEASHQLRTPLAGMLSLIEVVRRRERPAEEYEVTLDRVREEATRMQRMVESLLFLARPENDAMSLALEEVSLSNWLEAQVARYADHPRYGDLKLTVEPVAARTHPGLLAQMFDNLLDNALKYSAPGTPVRIELTRTGAKVLLVIRDAGCGIADIDSRQLFVPFFRAASSRRQGIKGVGLGLAIVKRIADRLGATVRVASQPGVGTTVAIELPEAREQSPWLVSTGGPDGSGGSVWS
- a CDS encoding response regulator transcription factor, yielding MRILVVEDEELIASSLVRGLREEGMTTEWAADGDAALAALRGSDWDLVVLDWWLPGHDGLEVLRAFRTKNRETPVLFLTARDAVADRVTGLDAGADDYLCKPFSFDELLARVRALLRRREQRGDAVLAFADLRLDLATQRVERAGNAIDLKAKEYSLLVYFMRNVNQVLSRTRLYEHVWDERFDGVSNTLEVHVMDLRRKLETHGKRVIHTLRGRGYRFGDPPGEF
- a CDS encoding PQQ-binding-like beta-propeller repeat protein encodes the protein MTLDQLVFVGLNGYALALDRDTGAIVWSNNKLESGYVTLLLDGDRLIVSTNGYIYCLDPFTGHIVWRNPLKGYGAGAPTSLISVRGQSSQTLLAQVAGAEAARASSNASAS
- a CDS encoding thioredoxin family protein, yielding MPPREAQFLIPRCERLLFSLRRFPMRRQLLWLLLPFVALFGPVFRHSEVFADEARVAISGRVVDADSQGAPNARVRGIADGDLTEATTDGDGHFVLNVLKKRAKQLVIIAEDAGGDRLGTFAANRNDPPSAESPIRIELAKCRRLPVHVGDAEGKPAAGARVGALIHNAPLVSAITATDGSGELKLPADVPLQMLYATKPGEGFDYRVVTNPRDDAPRADWLNQPPVRFQLADSKTVKIRLVDAEDMPIVGTELFLWLLHKPGEPDSFNLGYTPTEFRALTNDAGVAEFRGVPSWNVHPLTFWPTNDLYVRERIAFALQEHSDGQLTAKLQRLTPLAGHVSFADGRPAAGIKVQVVGNGYKFDGFHETVTTNDDGSFNLRVAPDLLYMVAVQDKQWASAAIDGLIVKSDQVVDQLRLELRPATRVHGRVTVGPDEKSVAGQEMRLRHNGRSLHNLHGVVLPNPEGSTKWVQPGIGRFATTDKEGRYEFFVGPGKFVLDGPSQVEPERFEVVDETELEFNLAAPRPETGPFAGRVVTGDPPRPVAGAVIEGKYRAFVEGRALRLRADEQGRFAGERFLHATVLRATNADGDLAGIVEIGPDVAETTISIGPLGAAKARLIDAKTRDALPNFEVRWFRRVHLGDNKAPSEAAWGGTAMTDTAGCLEISGLVVGQKYSLTVSRGDGTYAILQDFTPNAAELIDIGDLALEPPYVPPTFEENVNSELNANVAASARYDQALQKAELYNQHLLVIFLKRDTALTESWFKLRFDDRAVGAALDNFQWVTVDAESESAGALAERLGLKLDPKALPVWRFCDASGEELLQASLPRLTSGDALDQTAILELLAQHAPEPLDARELLKTALADAARSNRRVIVQETAPWCGPCHLLAQYLERQRSIWEKDYIWVRVDQRWQGSDEVMNRIKAGKRSGIPWYAILDSSGKVLATSDGPDGNIGFPGAPASIDHFVAMFKSTMQRISEQELAALREGLAHK